The following coding sequences lie in one Alloacidobacterium dinghuense genomic window:
- a CDS encoding TetR/AcrR family transcriptional regulator, with the protein MRKSRQEAAETRERIVKVAAREFNESGIQSTGLTEIMAAAGLTHGGFYKHFSSKDQLVAEAVEAALERIADSMQSPKANRSLEETVGEYLSKKHRDNSEEACPLASLGSELRLADQATRQIASKGVEQVITIIASHLPELPPKEAKARAHAIVAAMVGGMMLSRIVSDPKLSDSLLRDTKAFVLKH; encoded by the coding sequence ATGAGAAAGTCTCGCCAAGAAGCAGCGGAGACCCGCGAACGGATCGTTAAGGTCGCCGCTCGCGAGTTCAATGAAAGCGGAATCCAGAGCACCGGCCTGACCGAGATTATGGCTGCCGCCGGTCTCACCCATGGCGGCTTCTATAAGCATTTCTCATCGAAGGACCAGCTTGTCGCTGAAGCTGTCGAGGCCGCTCTTGAACGTATTGCGGATTCGATGCAGAGTCCAAAAGCCAATCGCTCCCTAGAAGAAACGGTTGGAGAGTACCTGTCGAAGAAACACCGCGACAATTCCGAAGAAGCATGCCCGCTGGCATCTTTGGGCTCCGAGTTGCGCCTCGCCGATCAAGCTACTCGCCAAATAGCCTCGAAGGGCGTTGAGCAAGTCATCACGATCATCGCGTCCCATCTTCCTGAACTCCCCCCGAAAGAAGCGAAGGCTCGTGCTCATGCGATCGTAGCCGCGATGGTTGGCGGCATGATGCTGTCTCGCATCGTGAGCGATCCGAAGCTCTCCGACAGTCTTCTGCGTGACACCAAAGCCTTCGTTCTGAAGCATTAA
- a CDS encoding SAM-dependent methyltransferase, which translates to MTDTTTKVQEHYSGTGLTDRIKSALASFAPEDQTVTIAQLAQLDQFHTRGILATADLATVADIEPATRVLDLGCGIGGPARYLTATFGCKVTGVDLSSAFIDAANYLTPRTGMLDRLTFQVGNALDLPFADGNFDVVFLQHVAMNIEHRSALYSEVGRMLTPGGRFATYDLVLRDGDVLYPVPWARCLDQFPAQRTRHTHGT; encoded by the coding sequence ATGACCGATACGACTACCAAGGTACAGGAACACTACAGTGGTACTGGCCTCACCGACCGCATCAAATCGGCCCTCGCGAGCTTCGCGCCCGAGGATCAAACAGTGACCATCGCTCAACTCGCTCAACTCGACCAGTTCCACACTCGCGGTATCCTCGCCACGGCCGATCTTGCCACGGTTGCTGACATCGAGCCCGCAACCCGCGTGTTGGATCTTGGTTGTGGCATCGGCGGACCCGCGCGCTATCTCACCGCCACTTTCGGCTGTAAAGTTACGGGTGTCGACTTGAGTTCTGCCTTTATCGACGCAGCCAACTACCTGACACCGCGCACCGGAATGTTAGACCGCCTTACGTTCCAGGTAGGTAATGCTTTAGATCTGCCCTTCGCCGACGGGAATTTCGATGTAGTGTTCCTACAGCACGTGGCGATGAACATTGAGCACCGTTCCGCGCTCTATAGCGAGGTGGGCCGCATGCTTACGCCCGGCGGACGATTTGCAACCTACGATCTGGTTCTGCGCGACGGCGATGTCCTCTATCCCGTCCCTTGGGCGCGATGCCTCGACCAGTTTCCTGCTCAGCGAACACGACACACGCACGGAACTTGA
- a CDS encoding NmrA family NAD(P)-binding protein gives MSKMFLVTGSTGLTGSKTVKFLVEAGARVRAFVHNEDERSAALAAQGAEIMRGDLLDFEAVRSALEGTQGAYFVYPIRSGILQASAYFAQAAKEAGIQIVVNMSQISARREAKSHAAQDHWISEQVFNWSGVPTTHLRPTLFAEWALYWIDQIKTGILRLPFGTGKHAPIAGEDQARVIAKILLTPQEHKGQVYRLYGEKEYSFPEIAAEIGKVIGKPLGYEQVDAWTLKKLNANIPRRDYQGREQVVTDTLWQHFEEIAKDHQNGVFAGTNDLVEKIGGQRPIGLPEYLEAHRSAFLS, from the coding sequence ATGTCGAAGATGTTTTTGGTAACGGGATCGACTGGGTTGACGGGAAGCAAAACCGTGAAGTTCCTGGTCGAGGCAGGAGCCCGCGTGCGAGCATTCGTTCACAACGAGGATGAGCGTTCGGCGGCTTTGGCCGCTCAGGGTGCCGAAATTATGAGGGGTGATTTGCTGGATTTCGAAGCCGTCCGCTCTGCACTTGAAGGAACTCAGGGCGCATATTTTGTTTACCCCATCAGGTCCGGCATCCTGCAGGCGTCGGCCTATTTCGCTCAGGCAGCGAAGGAGGCTGGCATCCAGATCGTGGTGAATATGTCCCAGATTTCGGCGCGCCGGGAGGCCAAAAGTCACGCTGCCCAGGATCACTGGATTTCGGAACAGGTCTTTAACTGGTCCGGCGTGCCTACGACGCATCTTCGTCCAACCCTATTCGCGGAATGGGCTCTCTACTGGATCGATCAAATCAAGACGGGAATCTTACGGTTGCCCTTCGGGACCGGAAAGCATGCGCCGATCGCGGGGGAAGATCAGGCCCGGGTGATAGCGAAAATTCTGCTCACCCCGCAAGAGCATAAGGGACAGGTGTACCGGCTCTATGGAGAGAAAGAGTACAGCTTCCCCGAAATTGCGGCCGAGATCGGTAAGGTCATCGGCAAACCCCTGGGCTATGAACAAGTGGATGCCTGGACACTAAAGAAGTTGAATGCCAACATCCCTCGTCGAGATTACCAAGGCCGAGAACAAGTTGTTACCGATACACTCTGGCAGCACTTCGAGGAGATTGCGAAAGACCACCAGAATGGAGTGTTTGCTGGAACAAACGATCTGGTCGAGAAGATCGGAGGACAACGACCAATCGGGCTGCCTGAATACCTTGAGGCGCACCGAAGCGCGTTTCTGTCTTAA
- a CDS encoding DinB family protein, which translates to MGDDMTPEQTLVDAALRSWRSNMDRASKFFGSLTPEELELEVAPARNRLIYIWGHLTALNDAILPLFVFGQRRYPELDDTFISAVDHAVLQIPSGPELKQIWAELDLVLWAEFQKLSPSEWLQRHQSIFPEDFVREPHRNRYASLLGRTAHLAYHYGQAILAKRRPRQGVKSTERLSG; encoded by the coding sequence TTGGGTGATGACATGACACCAGAACAGACTCTTGTTGATGCAGCACTGCGCAGTTGGCGATCCAATATGGACCGGGCGAGCAAATTCTTCGGCTCGTTAACTCCAGAGGAATTGGAACTTGAAGTCGCGCCTGCTCGAAACCGCCTGATCTACATCTGGGGCCATCTGACTGCGTTGAATGACGCGATTCTTCCGCTGTTTGTGTTTGGTCAAAGGCGATATCCAGAGTTGGATGACACATTCATTTCAGCTGTTGACCATGCCGTTTTGCAGATTCCCAGCGGCCCGGAGCTCAAGCAAATCTGGGCGGAATTGGATCTGGTCCTCTGGGCGGAATTCCAAAAACTTTCCCCATCTGAGTGGTTGCAACGGCATCAGAGCATTTTTCCCGAAGACTTCGTCCGGGAACCGCACCGCAACAGGTACGCAAGCTTGCTCGGCAGGACTGCTCATTTGGCTTATCACTATGGCCAGGCGATCCTTGCAAAGCGTCGCCCCCGTCAAGGTGTGAAAAGCACCGAAAGGCTTTCGGGATGA
- a CDS encoding efflux transporter outer membrane subunit, with the protein MALFSVILLTGCTVGPKYRPPSVQLQPFHNAPAIADRGTGSAAPPLDSWWTGFRDPELTRIVQRALDQNLDLQAAMTRVLQARAVAKEAGAKRLPSGTLNAQAEALRQSLEGRIGRYSTILPNFNRNQAYYDLNIGATWEADIFGSLKRSAEAATAEAQAAEAQHMGTRVSIAADAADAYFQIRGAQLRIQVAQEQIKTDDHLVRLVRQRKEAGIASDREFAQAEALLSQAKATVPALAIILESQLNRLDVLLGVQPGTYAAELTTPTDIPVVPAISTAGPASDLLRRRPDIIAAERQLAASNARIGQALAEYYPKVSLAGLIGNESIAPGNLFKEKTFQPSAVAGLRWRLFDFGRVDAEVKQARGANAEALLLYRNSVLRGAEDVEDAFSALSQSEARRDETLKEITALQRVRDLSQQSYTVGVIPLTDVLDADRQLLVAKDDLAVSRESAARSAVASFRALGGGWTP; encoded by the coding sequence ATGGCGCTATTCTCTGTTATCTTGCTGACCGGGTGCACGGTTGGACCGAAATATCGACCGCCATCGGTGCAGCTTCAGCCGTTTCACAATGCGCCTGCAATTGCAGATCGCGGGACCGGCTCGGCGGCTCCGCCACTAGACTCCTGGTGGACGGGATTTCGCGATCCAGAGCTAACGCGCATTGTCCAGCGCGCGCTTGACCAGAACCTTGACCTGCAGGCCGCAATGACCCGGGTGCTACAGGCACGTGCAGTCGCGAAAGAGGCAGGCGCGAAACGGCTCCCATCCGGAACTCTGAATGCTCAAGCAGAGGCTTTAAGACAATCTCTCGAGGGTAGAATAGGCCGTTATTCAACCATTCTTCCAAATTTCAATCGGAACCAGGCTTATTACGACCTCAATATCGGCGCGACGTGGGAGGCCGATATTTTTGGAAGCCTGAAGCGTAGCGCCGAAGCAGCCACGGCTGAAGCTCAAGCAGCTGAGGCGCAACACATGGGGACACGAGTCTCAATCGCTGCTGATGCTGCGGATGCCTATTTCCAGATTCGAGGGGCGCAATTACGAATACAGGTCGCTCAAGAGCAGATCAAGACCGACGATCATCTCGTTCGGCTTGTTCGGCAGAGAAAAGAAGCCGGGATTGCATCGGATCGAGAGTTCGCTCAGGCCGAAGCTCTCCTCTCACAAGCAAAGGCCACTGTCCCAGCCCTCGCAATCATTCTCGAATCGCAGCTGAATCGACTCGACGTTCTGCTGGGAGTTCAGCCGGGCACATATGCGGCAGAACTCACGACACCAACCGATATTCCTGTCGTCCCAGCGATATCAACAGCAGGTCCCGCGTCAGATCTTCTTCGGCGTCGCCCGGACATTATTGCGGCCGAACGGCAACTTGCAGCCTCAAACGCTCGTATTGGCCAGGCCCTCGCAGAATACTATCCGAAGGTTTCACTTGCTGGACTCATAGGGAATGAAAGCATCGCTCCTGGAAATCTATTCAAGGAGAAAACCTTCCAGCCTTCTGCAGTGGCTGGTCTCCGATGGAGACTCTTTGATTTTGGACGCGTTGATGCAGAAGTAAAGCAGGCGCGTGGCGCGAATGCCGAGGCGCTTCTCCTCTATCGCAATTCCGTTCTTCGCGGCGCCGAGGATGTCGAAGACGCATTCAGCGCTCTTTCTCAATCCGAAGCTCGTCGCGACGAGACTCTTAAAGAGATCACCGCTCTGCAACGCGTTCGGGATCTTTCTCAGCAGTCTTACACCGTTGGGGTAATCCCCCTTACCGATGTGCTGGATGCTGACAGGCAACTGCTTGTCGCGAAGGACGACCTCGCGGTCTCACGAGAATCCGCAGCACGATCAGCGGTGGCGTCCTTTCGCGCATTAGGTGGCGGATGGACTCCATAG
- a CDS encoding efflux RND transporter periplasmic adaptor subunit, whose protein sequence is MTVKPFGLLLISSISVALAGCNKQEQDPRTQPPLVRLATVHSASASDQFFTGVVTARVQSDLGFRVSGKVTQRLVDVGQVVHVGQPLMRIDVTDYAHAVTNQEEQVRAAKAKADQTAADEARYRPLVASGAVSASTYDQVKAAADSARAELEAFEAQAKIARDQGDYSVLVADSDGTVVDTLAEPGQVVAAGQTVIKLAHAGPREAAVYLPETLRPRLGSSVRAILYGSSESVPANLRQLSDAADPSTRTFEARYVLKGTDAKAPLGATVTVQIPLADASDTVAVPNTAITDRGNGPGVWMVNRNSSTVSFQPVKIVRLGEEETYIDDGIRPGETIVALGAHLLSEGQRVRIAENEVATR, encoded by the coding sequence ATGACCGTAAAGCCTTTCGGACTCCTTCTGATTTCCTCAATCTCTGTGGCTTTGGCCGGCTGCAATAAGCAAGAACAAGATCCCAGAACTCAACCTCCGCTTGTCCGGCTGGCCACCGTGCATTCAGCTTCGGCGAGCGACCAGTTCTTTACCGGCGTCGTGACGGCCCGCGTTCAAAGCGACCTCGGCTTTCGAGTTTCGGGAAAGGTGACGCAAAGACTGGTGGACGTTGGTCAGGTCGTTCACGTGGGACAGCCCCTCATGCGGATTGATGTCACGGACTATGCTCACGCCGTAACCAATCAAGAGGAGCAAGTTCGAGCCGCCAAAGCCAAAGCTGATCAGACAGCTGCGGACGAGGCGCGCTATCGACCGCTAGTTGCAAGTGGTGCTGTTTCCGCCTCGACTTATGACCAAGTCAAGGCGGCTGCCGACTCCGCACGAGCCGAGCTCGAAGCCTTTGAAGCCCAAGCGAAGATCGCGCGCGACCAGGGTGACTATTCGGTTCTGGTTGCAGATTCAGATGGAACTGTCGTGGATACATTGGCAGAGCCGGGGCAAGTAGTGGCTGCTGGCCAAACCGTCATCAAATTGGCCCACGCCGGACCGCGTGAAGCGGCCGTCTATTTGCCAGAAACGCTACGTCCCCGCCTTGGCTCGTCGGTCCGCGCGATTTTATATGGATCTTCGGAAAGCGTCCCCGCTAACCTACGGCAGCTATCCGACGCCGCGGACCCATCTACCCGGACCTTTGAGGCGCGCTACGTCCTCAAAGGGACGGATGCCAAAGCTCCTCTTGGAGCGACAGTCACCGTTCAGATTCCACTGGCCGATGCGTCCGACACAGTTGCGGTACCAAATACAGCGATCACGGACCGGGGCAACGGGCCCGGCGTTTGGATGGTGAATAGGAACAGTTCGACAGTCTCATTCCAGCCAGTCAAAATCGTGCGCCTCGGTGAAGAGGAGACATACATCGATGACGGCATTCGTCCTGGAGAGACGATCGTCGCGCTCGGCGCTCATCTGCTGAGTGAGGGGCAACGTGTGCGAATTGCAGAAAATGAGGTGGCTACTCGATGA